A stretch of Besnoitia besnoiti strain Bb-Ger1 chromosome III, whole genome shotgun sequence DNA encodes these proteins:
- a CDS encoding hypothetical protein (encoded by transcript BESB_045940) translates to MMVNDMFYLGQSGDGPAMPQGASQHTEAQPAAAGRPPPLNEVPTPVGASYSSSAAAQAGAHRSSLAGQQGPHARITSRAVPWRSWIVTDWYVIDFVEPLPVPHAESASRRRLRSPEDQTHPNAEVAAGEPSSRRRHIYTGSGLSTWLPVPAGTSQRPSEQARSASTPQVVQTQPGLPSQPVVNSSPPLGFLIHPYSRPAEQETPRAVRLGNQPSVPVEGSPARSTTGSGFLYPAGNEEGATRNGLPGSRPVQATGGVGPHERPASAAPQTEQARDDIRGQSVHSGGSGVCSAAHPVHAGPVFCPPQPRPQVNVSGQSNATTSGGSAAQTQGTPTRIPEMLRAQPALFMPFSARERLAALRESLLLSQLRDADRRLGDNRVALDSVRELEEQLLQERDYLGRHATRVLHRYCTQRARTPFLSHARPETSVRRHSAPARALPDGTAPAPQGWWPYYSGAGWLRGRPQFHRAWYRSQATPEGAQPDGAPNAGLSERDLSRLPCAPWTMGATHAAEAEDRTASTGSTDEVATPASCREGGCAETPGRARNEYTEFCAICMEAYEEGAMVRFLPCLHAYHQACIDVWLSRSELCPICKQDVGHLLARQSAAVVELSAQPVAQTD, encoded by the coding sequence ATGATGGTGAACGATATGTTTTACCTGGGGCAATCTGGAGATGGGCCGGCCATGCCTCAGGGTGCTTCACAGCATACGGAAGCGCagcccgctgccgcgggcaGACCACCACCTCTCAACGAAGTCCCTACTCCTGTGGGCGCAAGTTACAGTTCCAGTGCTGCTGCGCAAGCTGGCGCTCATCGTTCGAGCTTAGCTGGGCAGCAGGGACCCCACGCACGCATAACGTCCCGGGCGGTGCCTTGGCGATCCTGGATAGTCACTGACTGGTACGTCATAGACTTTGTGGAGCCGCTGCCGGTGCCGCATGCAGAATCAGCGTCGCGTCGGCGACTTCGGAGCCCTGAGGACCAGACACATCCGAATGCAGAGGTCGCTGCTGGGGAACCCAGTTCGCGACGGAGGCACATATACACTGGCAGTGGTTTAAGCACTTGGTTACCAGTTCCAGCGGGGACCAGCCAGCGTCCTTCAgagcaggcgagaagcgcatCAACGCCTCAAGTTGTTCAAACCCAGCCAGGCCTCCCTAGTCAACCAGTGGTTAACAGCTCTCCGCCACTTGGATTTCTGATACATCCGTACTCTCGCCCCGCGGagcaggagacgccgagagctGTAAGACTTGGCAATCAGCCATCGGTGCCGGTTGAAGGCTCTCCGGCAAGAAGCACAACTGGTTCAGGTTTCCTGTACCCGGCAGGCAACGAAGAAGGAGCTACCCGGAATGGGCTACCCGGGAGTCGACCAGTGCAGGCCACAGGTGGAGTAGGGCCCCACGAGAGGCCAGCGTCGGCTGCACCGCAGAccgagcaggcgcgcgatGACATACGAGGTCAATCTGTCCATTCTGGCGGAAGCGGAGTCTGCTCAGCAGCCCATCCTGTACACGCTGGCCCTGTATTCTGTCCGCCCCAGCCTCGTCCTCAGGTCAACGTTTCTGGCCAGTCGAACGCTACAACTAGTGGCGGCAGTGCCGCTCAAACACAAGGTACGCCCACCCGGATTCCGGAAATGCTGCGCGCTCAACCTGCCCTATTCATGCCATTCAGCGCTCGCGAGCGACTTGCTGCGCTGCGGGAGTCTCTTCTGCTGAGTCAGCTTCGTGATGCAGATCGTCGTCTTGGTGATAACCGTGTGGCCCTCGACAGTGTTCGAGAACTGGAGGAGCAGCTTCTTCAAGAGAGAGACTACTTGGGACGACACGCCACTCGCGTGCTTCACCGCTATTGCACCCAGAGGGCACGGACGCCTTTTCTGTCGCACGCGCGACCTGAAACCAGTGTTCGAAGGCACTCCGCTCCCGCACGCGCTCTCCCTGATGGAACAGCGCCTGCCCCCCAAGGCTGGTGGCCGTACTATAGCGGGGCTGGCTGGTTGCGAGGTAGGCCTCAATTTCACCGCGCATGGTACCGCAGCCAAGCCACGcctgaaggcgcgcagcccgACGGAGCCCCCAACGCGGGGCTTTCAGAAAGAGATCTTTCGCGCTTGCCATGTGCACCCTGGACTATGGGCGCAACTcatgcggcggaggctgaagATAGGACTGCCAGCACTGGAAGCACAGACGAAGTCGCCACTCCAGCCTCTTGCCGTGAGGGCGGGTGCGCCGAGACGCCAGGGCGGGCACGTAATGAATACACGGAGTTCTGCGCAATATGCATGGAAGCCTATGAAGAGGGCGCCATGGTGAGATTCCTGCCGTGCTTGCATGCGTACCACCAGGCGTGCATCGATGTGTGGCTTTCGAGAAGCGAGCTGTGCCCCATTTGCAAGCAGGACGTCGGGCACCTACTGGCTCGCCAGAGCGCAGCCGTAGTGGAGCTGTCCGCACAGCCTGTTGCGCAGACGGACTAA